A stretch of the Candidatus Saccharimonadales bacterium genome encodes the following:
- a CDS encoding Fic family protein, with the protein MTKQPFTPPQLPPHIDLTPLISLLTDARDAVARYDEAVNRLLNPTIIRRTFETQEAVLSSKIEGTQATFEEVLEFDADELETEENEKQRDYREIANYRLAIDYGKELLKDKPLDENVFKELHKELLNSVRGKNKNPGEFRTHQVHIGPPGATIDEASYVPPVHTEIPALVSNLAHYMHSDDQPDRLIQAAVMHYQFEAIHPFADGNGRVGRLLIPLYLYEKGLTKYPNLYVSEFLETHRRDYYERLNGVSEQDEWLEWIEFFLRAVREQAKVSKERIDRIENLYRRLRERLPEFNSIYASSLLDALFTQPTFTPTSIAKRANIQNTQTTLNLIAKFVKAGLIRDLTPTRERNKLYNFEPLINVL; encoded by the coding sequence ATGACAAAACAACCCTTTACACCTCCTCAGCTACCGCCCCATATTGATCTTACGCCTCTTATAAGTTTATTAACTGATGCTAGGGATGCGGTAGCAAGATATGATGAAGCGGTTAATCGGTTATTGAATCCAACCATCATACGTAGAACATTTGAGACACAAGAAGCTGTCTTGAGTTCAAAAATCGAGGGAACGCAAGCAACATTTGAAGAAGTTTTGGAGTTCGATGCAGACGAACTAGAAACTGAAGAAAATGAGAAGCAAAGGGATTACCGGGAGATTGCCAACTATCGTCTGGCGATAGATTATGGAAAAGAACTCCTCAAGGACAAACCGCTTGATGAAAATGTTTTCAAAGAGCTACACAAGGAGCTCTTGAATTCTGTACGTGGCAAAAACAAAAATCCCGGTGAATTCAGGACTCACCAGGTACATATTGGCCCCCCAGGCGCAACCATAGACGAAGCGAGCTATGTTCCGCCTGTTCATACTGAAATTCCCGCTCTTGTCTCTAACCTCGCGCATTATATGCATAGCGATGACCAACCAGATAGATTGATCCAAGCTGCCGTCATGCATTACCAGTTCGAAGCAATACACCCTTTTGCTGACGGTAATGGGCGGGTTGGTAGGTTGCTAATACCTCTATATCTATATGAAAAAGGCTTAACAAAGTATCCAAATTTGTACGTTTCAGAATTTCTTGAAACTCACCGCCGCGACTATTATGAGCGACTAAATGGTGTAAGCGAACAGGATGAATGGCTAGAGTGGATTGAGTTTTTCTTGAGAGCTGTACGTGAGCAGGCAAAGGTTTCTAAAGAACGAATTGATAGAATCGAAAACCTCTACAGACGGCTTCGCGAAAGATTGCCTGAATTTAATTCGATTTACGCATCAAGCTTACTCGATGCTCTATTTACGCAACCGACATTTACTCCTACATCCATCGCGAAACGAGCCAATATTCAAAATACGCAAACCACGTTGAACCTCATTGCAAAATTTGTGAAAGCAGGTTTGATCAGGGATCTTACGCCTACCAGAGAACGCAATAAGCTTTACAACTTCGAACCGCTTATAAATGTCCTCTAA
- a CDS encoding TIGR00282 family metallophosphoesterase: MNILYLGDIMGELGMQTVEKMLSEIRRSCNVDVVIAQAENTTEGKGISLQDFARLRKMGIDFCTGGNWSLYRDEIIQAMNDPAQPIIRPANYPEGTPGLGYKYLNTSKGNILIVSLLGQIVGRDAAKPVDNPLTIVDQIIDSQKDVPKIATIVNFHGDYSSEKFVIGRYLDGRASLVVGDHWHVPTADAMVLPGGTAHISDVGMCGSMDSCLGVEFDVIINRWKTGQASRNTLESTGRLQCNAVLADIDETTGQARSIQYIRKISD, encoded by the coding sequence ATGAATATTCTCTACCTCGGCGACATAATGGGTGAACTCGGCATGCAGACTGTCGAAAAAATGCTGTCGGAAATACGCCGCTCGTGCAATGTAGACGTGGTCATCGCGCAGGCCGAAAATACAACCGAAGGCAAGGGTATATCACTGCAAGATTTTGCCAGGTTACGAAAGATGGGAATTGATTTTTGTACCGGCGGCAACTGGAGTTTGTACCGTGATGAAATTATTCAAGCTATGAACGATCCGGCTCAGCCTATTATCCGACCAGCCAATTATCCCGAAGGTACGCCGGGCCTAGGTTATAAATATCTGAATACCAGCAAAGGTAATATATTGATCGTCAGCTTACTCGGTCAGATTGTTGGCCGCGATGCCGCCAAGCCTGTCGATAATCCGCTCACTATTGTAGATCAAATTATCGACAGTCAAAAAGACGTGCCGAAGATAGCAACAATCGTTAATTTTCATGGCGATTACAGCAGCGAAAAGTTTGTCATCGGCCGCTATCTCGACGGCCGGGCCAGCCTCGTCGTTGGCGATCACTGGCACGTGCCGACAGCTGATGCCATGGTGTTACCGGGCGGCACGGCGCACATCAGTGATGTCGGTATGTGCGGCAGCATGGATTCGTGCCTCGGCGTCGAATTCGATGTCATTATAAATCGCTGGAAAACAGGCCAGGCTAGCCGCAATACGCTTGAATCTACTGGTCGTCTGCAATGCAACGCAGTCCTTGCTGATATCGATGAAACAACTGGACAAGCCCGCTCAATCCAATATATCCGCAAGATTAGCGATTAG
- a CDS encoding class IV adenylate cyclase — translation MKPEIEVKFLHADHDALRAKLLSLGAVCAQPMRLMRRRMYDFPDGRLYTSKNGLARVRDEGNKVTMTYKQLNDRSLHGTLEVNMQVDSFEQACTFLEQLGLTAKSYQETRRESWRLNNFEIELDEWPWAQPYIEIEGSDEQSLADLAHKLDLDWERRVHGTVEVVYRAEYNVSDDEFNTLSIISFNDPAPQWLQAKHIT, via the coding sequence ATGAAGCCTGAAATTGAAGTAAAATTCCTCCACGCTGATCATGATGCACTCCGCGCCAAGCTTTTGTCGCTCGGCGCTGTGTGTGCCCAGCCCATGCGGCTCATGCGCCGCCGGATGTATGATTTTCCCGATGGTCGGTTGTATACGAGCAAAAATGGCTTAGCCAGAGTTCGGGATGAGGGGAATAAGGTTACAATGACCTATAAACAACTCAACGACCGCAGTCTACATGGCACACTTGAGGTTAATATGCAGGTCGATAGTTTTGAGCAGGCTTGTACGTTCCTCGAACAACTGGGATTAACCGCAAAATCATATCAGGAAACGAGGCGTGAAAGCTGGCGTCTTAATAATTTTGAGATTGAGTTGGACGAATGGCCGTGGGCACAGCCCTATATTGAAATCGAAGGTTCCGACGAGCAGTCTCTAGCTGATTTGGCCCATAAACTAGATTTAGATTGGGAAAGAAGGGTGCATGGGACAGTCGAGGTAGTGTATCGAGCTGAATACAATGTATCGGATGACGAGTTCAACACACTGTCTATAATCAGCTTCAATGACCCCGCGCCGCAGTGGCTACAGGCAAAGCACATCACATGA
- the rny gene encoding ribonuclease Y, whose protein sequence is MDPITIILALIGLGIGFGAHTVLNNKKVGSAQEQALKEQEKAKKEAEKTLSKAREEAAKLADEARRDEQTRRSELKDLEARIITREESLDKKLDELDRRTTSLRNSEEEVEKLKNEIRDIRIRQQEKLEKVAKLSKADAAEKLMQMTERDISNDLVGMINKMQNEARDNAEEKAALIITTAMERMASEVTAERTVTSVKLEDEEMKGRIIGKEGRNIQALQRATGVDIMVDDTPGYIVLSSFDPVRREVARQALELLLKDGRVHPGRIEEVVEKAQKNVEKDVLRAGEDAAREVGIIGIPKEVLHLLGELRFRTSYGQNVLKHSTEMAHIAGMIAEEVGANVKITKYAALVHDLGKALTHKMEGKHHHISGEMLRKYGAPEEVALAAEQHHDDIEATSVEALIIRVVDAISASRPGARNISAENFGERMRDLENVANGFPGIEKSYAISAGREVRVFVKPHQVDDLTAIKLARDIATKIESSMQYPGTIKVNVIRETRAIEFAK, encoded by the coding sequence ATGGATCCAATTACCATTATTCTTGCCCTGATAGGGTTAGGAATAGGATTCGGGGCGCATACCGTGCTGAACAACAAAAAAGTTGGCTCAGCCCAAGAGCAGGCTCTCAAAGAACAGGAAAAAGCTAAGAAAGAGGCCGAAAAAACACTTTCCAAGGCTCGCGAGGAAGCCGCAAAATTGGCAGACGAAGCCCGCCGGGACGAGCAAACACGGCGTAGCGAGCTCAAAGATCTTGAAGCCCGCATTATCACCCGCGAGGAATCACTTGATAAAAAGCTCGACGAACTCGACAGACGCACCACCAGCCTGCGCAACAGCGAAGAAGAAGTTGAAAAACTCAAAAATGAAATTCGTGATATTCGTATCAGACAGCAGGAAAAACTTGAAAAAGTCGCCAAACTGAGTAAGGCCGATGCAGCAGAAAAATTAATGCAAATGACCGAGCGTGACATCAGCAATGACCTTGTCGGTATGATCAATAAAATGCAAAACGAAGCCCGCGACAATGCTGAAGAAAAGGCCGCGCTGATTATCACCACCGCCATGGAGCGTATGGCCAGTGAAGTCACGGCTGAGCGTACGGTCACGAGCGTCAAGCTCGAAGACGAAGAAATGAAAGGCCGTATTATTGGCAAAGAAGGCCGCAACATTCAAGCTTTGCAACGGGCGACCGGCGTCGACATTATGGTCGATGATACTCCAGGCTATATTGTCCTCAGTTCATTCGATCCCGTTCGCCGCGAAGTCGCCCGCCAGGCTCTCGAACTTTTATTAAAAGACGGCCGCGTCCATCCTGGCCGCATTGAGGAAGTTGTCGAAAAAGCACAAAAAAACGTTGAAAAAGATGTGCTCCGGGCCGGTGAAGACGCCGCTCGTGAAGTCGGCATAATTGGTATTCCAAAAGAAGTTTTACACTTACTTGGCGAGCTGCGATTCCGCACCAGTTACGGTCAGAATGTCCTGAAGCACAGTACCGAAATGGCGCATATTGCCGGGATGATTGCTGAAGAAGTCGGCGCAAATGTCAAAATCACCAAATATGCGGCCCTAGTGCATGATCTCGGCAAAGCGCTGACGCACAAAATGGAAGGCAAGCACCACCACATCAGCGGTGAGATGCTCCGCAAATACGGCGCGCCCGAAGAGGTCGCCCTCGCTGCCGAACAACACCATGACGACATCGAAGCCACCAGCGTCGAAGCGCTCATTATCCGCGTCGTTGACGCGATTAGTGCATCACGACCCGGTGCCCGCAACATATCTGCCGAAAACTTCGGCGAACGCATGCGTGACCTCGAAAACGTTGCCAACGGCTTTCCCGGTATTGAAAAATCCTATGCCATCAGCGCCGGGCGGGAAGTCCGCGTTTTCGTCAAACCGCACCAGGTCGACGACCTAACTGCCATCAAGCTGGCCCGTGATATCGCCACTAAAATTGAATCAAGCATGCAATATCCTGGTACGATCAAAGTCAATGTCATCCGTGAGACACGGGCCATCGAGTTTGCTAAATAA
- the tsaB gene encoding tRNA (adenosine(37)-N6)-threonylcarbamoyltransferase complex dimerization subunit type 1 TsaB, with amino-acid sequence MIILTIRTDKPEAEIGLYEDTRQLASQTWMAHRQLAETLHDTVRHMLSAHSYNLNDIDAIACYAGPGSFTGLRIGLTVANALSYALHAPIIATSGDEWRSDAITRLLAGETDGIAMPVYGTEVHITQPKG; translated from the coding sequence ATGATCATTCTCACGATACGAACTGATAAACCGGAGGCCGAAATAGGGCTGTATGAGGACACCCGCCAGCTTGCCAGTCAGACGTGGATGGCCCACCGGCAACTTGCTGAAACGCTTCATGACACCGTACGGCATATGCTAAGTGCTCATTCCTACAACCTAAACGATATCGATGCAATCGCCTGCTACGCAGGACCTGGCAGCTTTACTGGTCTTCGGATAGGGCTAACCGTTGCCAACGCACTGTCATATGCCCTGCATGCGCCGATTATTGCAACCAGCGGCGACGAATGGCGCTCGGATGCCATAACGCGTTTGTTGGCAGGAGAAACTGACGGTATAGCCATGCCAGTATACGGTACTGAAGTCCATATTACCCAGCCAAAAGGCTGA
- the tsaE gene encoding tRNA (adenosine(37)-N6)-threonylcarbamoyltransferase complex ATPase subunit type 1 TsaE — MTFQIKSHSSEQTESLAAQIGAKLRGGEVIALNSDLGGGKTTFVRGLARGMGSQDHVSSPTFTIGRQYTSPGKKLALYHFDFYRLHEAGIMTLELAEALEDPLAVTVIEWSEIVAGVLPSTRLSINIISKSEHERDITIEYQPGQSYLMPDGEI, encoded by the coding sequence ATGACATTTCAAATAAAATCGCACAGTTCAGAGCAAACCGAAAGTCTGGCCGCTCAGATCGGAGCCAAACTGCGTGGCGGCGAGGTTATAGCACTGAATAGTGATCTCGGTGGCGGCAAAACTACATTCGTGCGTGGGCTCGCTCGCGGTATGGGAAGTCAGGACCATGTTTCCAGTCCGACATTTACGATCGGTCGCCAATACACATCCCCGGGCAAAAAGCTGGCGCTATATCACTTTGACTTTTATCGGCTTCACGAAGCTGGAATTATGACGCTTGAACTAGCCGAAGCACTCGAAGATCCGTTGGCAGTTACTGTCATTGAATGGAGTGAAATTGTTGCCGGCGTACTGCCTAGCACCAGACTGAGTATCAATATTATTAGCAAGAGCGAACACGAACGGGACATTACGATTGAATATCAGCCGGGTCAGTCGTATCTTATGCCGGACGGAGAAATATAA
- a CDS encoding lamin tail domain-containing protein, translated as MFITEFQTNGGSASEEYIELYNATDTDIDFSDSADTTGSQWKIQFYNSTAVKTGLPNWNTAITASNSITLSGVIAAHDYYLISSTDYEPNNVQPDQVYDPSSSHLMTDTGGGLQLLSMTPTATAIDTVAHDRIMWLDPASNPVMPWNVMSKPGTGKSQQRIPNDDDEYTTIDNNLTSFMIKDDLTPLAAWVPPILVIVTPTPEPPSSGETTVDDTDNPDDNPIDPPVDEGGTTLPLQPANETAETTTILAPLITEILPNPASPLTDSADEFIELYNSNRTDFDLRGYSIEVGTTTLRSFTFTDATIVPAQSYRAFYARDTRLSLTNSGSQVRLRDPSKSIASQATAYSAASDNMAWALSGGIWQWTASATPGAVNVITAESTSKAADAKATAATTKQSTKAATAKKSTAKTSTPKIKGTSATKKAKAPKKTEKTKKANTATFSATSDVKPKPPIHPGILVAVAACAVLYGLYEYRHDISNKIAQFRANRKSGRSDRSQTAWRRGYSTE; from the coding sequence GTGTTTATTACCGAGTTCCAGACTAATGGTGGTAGTGCTTCCGAGGAGTATATCGAGTTATACAATGCGACTGACACGGACATTGATTTTAGTGACTCCGCAGACACGACTGGTTCGCAGTGGAAAATCCAGTTTTATAACTCCACAGCCGTCAAGACAGGCTTGCCGAATTGGAATACAGCCATCACTGCAAGTAATTCCATTACGCTATCGGGCGTCATTGCGGCCCACGATTATTATCTGATTAGTAGTACTGACTACGAACCGAACAACGTTCAGCCGGATCAAGTATATGATCCGTCCAGTTCGCACCTCATGACCGATACGGGTGGCGGATTACAATTACTCAGTATGACGCCAACAGCAACGGCGATAGATACCGTGGCCCATGACCGGATCATGTGGCTCGATCCGGCATCAAACCCGGTTATGCCATGGAATGTCATGTCAAAGCCCGGCACCGGCAAGAGCCAGCAGCGCATTCCAAATGACGATGATGAATACACCACTATCGACAATAATCTGACTAGCTTTATGATTAAAGATGATCTCACGCCGCTTGCAGCCTGGGTGCCACCTATTCTAGTCATCGTGACACCGACTCCGGAACCGCCTTCATCGGGCGAGACCACGGTTGATGACACCGATAACCCTGACGACAATCCAATTGATCCGCCTGTTGACGAAGGCGGGACGACACTACCGCTACAGCCTGCGAATGAAACGGCTGAAACCACTACAATATTGGCCCCGCTCATTACAGAGATATTGCCAAACCCGGCTAGCCCGCTGACTGACTCTGCCGATGAATTCATTGAACTATACAACTCGAATAGGACTGATTTTGACCTGCGCGGCTATAGTATTGAGGTCGGCACGACCACACTGCGCAGTTTCACATTTACTGACGCTACCATCGTCCCTGCACAGAGCTACCGAGCATTCTATGCTCGCGATACCCGGCTTTCTCTCACAAATTCCGGCAGCCAAGTCAGGTTACGCGATCCATCAAAATCGATTGCCAGTCAGGCAACAGCATACAGCGCCGCAAGCGACAACATGGCTTGGGCGCTCAGTGGCGGCATTTGGCAGTGGACTGCGAGCGCGACACCCGGAGCTGTTAATGTAATAACGGCTGAATCGACATCCAAGGCAGCGGACGCAAAAGCAACCGCTGCTACTACGAAGCAATCTACCAAGGCAGCGACTGCCAAAAAATCGACTGCCAAAACGTCAACTCCCAAAATCAAGGGCACCTCAGCGACCAAAAAAGCTAAAGCACCCAAAAAAACTGAAAAAACCAAAAAAGCTAATACCGCGACATTCAGCGCAACGAGCGACGTAAAACCGAAGCCGCCAATTCACCCAGGGATACTTGTCGCTGTAGCGGCCTGTGCGGTACTATACGGACTGTATGAATACCGTCATGACATTTCAAATAAAATCGCACAGTTCAGAGCAAACCGAAAGTCTGGCCGCTCAGATCGGAGCCAAACTGCGTGGCGGCGAGGTTATAGCACTGAATAG
- a CDS encoding PRC-barrel domain-containing protein, which produces MLQLSGTMLNRDVLSLRTGSPIAQITASIINPDNLKIEGFYCTEFDTKQQMVLLYQDIRDILPQGVVVNDLDALSEPEELIRLKKILEMDFELLGKPVVTISNEKIGKVSDYAFETATLYIQKVYASQSLLKSLTVGSLSIDRNQIQEITPKKVIIQDLLQGTPAGAAATA; this is translated from the coding sequence ATGTTACAACTATCCGGAACTATGCTGAACCGCGACGTACTATCACTACGTACCGGCAGTCCTATTGCTCAAATTACCGCCAGTATCATCAATCCTGATAATTTAAAGATCGAGGGCTTTTACTGTACAGAGTTTGATACTAAACAACAGATGGTATTGCTGTATCAGGATATTCGCGACATCCTGCCGCAAGGCGTCGTTGTTAACGATCTCGATGCACTGTCGGAACCAGAAGAATTGATACGCCTCAAAAAAATCCTTGAAATGGATTTTGAGTTACTCGGAAAACCAGTCGTAACAATCAGTAACGAAAAAATAGGCAAAGTTAGCGACTATGCGTTCGAAACAGCGACGCTGTATATCCAAAAGGTGTACGCGTCGCAGTCACTGCTCAAAAGCTTGACCGTCGGCAGCCTGAGTATAGACCGTAATCAGATTCAAGAAATTACACCGAAAAAAGTCATCATACAAGACCTGCTGCAAGGCACGCCAGCTGGCGCTGCGGCCACCGCCTAG
- a CDS encoding RecX family transcriptional regulator, with amino-acid sequence MSTGSIIHGADSAELSARGPSRSKSAAAGMKISAIKQQIKLQHRYSIYVNDKYAFSLSEGALLDQKIYIGQEVTPEQLVTYKDTSKLDKAYGLTLAYVARRLRSEWELRDYFRRKDIDEDAGDQILDKLRKFGYVSDLNFARSWVDNRRAIKSVSRRRLMQELRQKHVPDTVVQQVLEDDPTTDSDTIRQLINKKRRQSRYQDPTKLMQYLARQGYGYDDIKQALKAEDTDG; translated from the coding sequence TTGAGTACAGGTTCCATCATTCACGGAGCGGACAGCGCCGAGCTGTCCGCTCGTGGACCAAGCCGATCAAAATCAGCTGCTGCTGGCATGAAAATCAGTGCCATCAAGCAGCAGATCAAGTTGCAGCACCGTTATTCTATATATGTAAACGACAAATACGCTTTCTCACTTAGCGAAGGCGCACTGCTTGACCAGAAAATATATATCGGCCAAGAAGTTACTCCCGAACAGCTCGTGACCTACAAAGACACGTCGAAGCTTGATAAAGCATATGGTCTGACGCTGGCCTACGTAGCACGTCGCTTGCGCAGTGAATGGGAACTACGTGACTATTTCCGGCGCAAAGATATTGATGAGGACGCTGGTGATCAAATTCTAGATAAGTTGCGCAAGTTTGGATATGTCAGCGATTTGAATTTTGCCCGCAGCTGGGTGGATAACCGGCGGGCAATCAAATCTGTAAGCCGGCGACGGCTGATGCAGGAATTACGTCAAAAGCACGTGCCAGATACAGTAGTTCAGCAAGTCCTGGAGGACGATCCGACGACAGATAGTGATACAATCCGGCAGCTCATTAACAAGAAGCGCCGCCAAAGCCGCTATCAAGATCCGACGAAACTCATGCAATACTTAGCCCGGCAGGGCTATGGCTATGACGATATCAAACAAGCTTTGAAGGCTGAAGATACTGATGGCTAG
- the recA gene encoding recombinase RecA, with translation MAEDANTSTNAATNSEATPAASNAPKPSKADKADAAKVSKASAAATEGKNKALGLALETIEKQFGKGSIMKLGESTHINVETVPTGSLSLDIALGGGIPKGRIVEVYGPESSGKTTLTLHAIAEVQRAGGTAAFIDAEHALDPSYAKRIGVDVENLLLSQPDNGEQALEIVETLVRSNAVDLIVVDSVAALVPRAEIEGDMGDSHMGLQARLMSQALRKLTGVISRSHTTVIFINQIRMKIGVMFGNPETTTGGNALKFYASVRMDIRRTSQIKQGDAVIGNRTRVKVVKNKIAPPFREAEFDIMYNQGISRSGDILDLAVSKNIVEKAGAWFSYEGAKVGQGREASKNFLMENPSIMEEIAAKVRDSVVKE, from the coding sequence ATGGCGGAAGACGCTAACACATCTACTAACGCTGCAACAAATTCGGAGGCGACTCCAGCAGCTTCTAACGCACCAAAGCCGAGTAAGGCTGATAAAGCAGACGCTGCTAAAGTGTCAAAAGCATCAGCTGCTGCAACTGAGGGCAAAAACAAGGCACTTGGCCTGGCGCTTGAGACAATTGAAAAGCAATTTGGTAAGGGCTCGATTATGAAGCTCGGTGAATCGACGCATATCAACGTCGAAACCGTACCAACTGGTTCGTTGTCACTCGATATCGCACTTGGCGGCGGTATTCCAAAGGGCCGTATTGTTGAAGTCTACGGTCCTGAAAGCTCCGGTAAGACGACACTGACACTGCACGCAATTGCTGAAGTTCAAAGAGCAGGTGGCACGGCAGCATTTATCGATGCCGAGCACGCACTTGATCCGTCATATGCCAAGCGCATTGGTGTCGATGTCGAAAACCTTTTGCTCAGCCAGCCGGATAACGGTGAGCAGGCACTAGAAATTGTTGAAACATTGGTTCGATCCAACGCTGTTGATTTAATTGTTGTTGATTCCGTCGCTGCACTAGTGCCGCGTGCCGAAATCGAGGGTGACATGGGTGATTCACATATGGGCTTGCAAGCCCGTCTGATGAGCCAGGCACTGCGTAAACTGACGGGTGTTATCAGCCGCTCGCACACCACTGTCATCTTTATTAACCAGATCCGTATGAAGATCGGCGTTATGTTCGGCAACCCGGAGACGACTACCGGTGGTAACGCCCTTAAGTTCTACGCCTCAGTCCGAATGGACATCAGGCGTACGTCACAGATCAAGCAGGGCGATGCCGTAATTGGCAACCGCACCCGCGTTAAAGTAGTTAAAAATAAGATTGCTCCGCCATTCCGTGAAGCTGAGTTTGACATCATGTACAACCAGGGCATATCGCGTTCCGGTGACATTCTTGATCTGGCTGTCAGCAAAAATATCGTAGAAAAAGCCGGTGCCTGGTTCAGCTACGAAGGTGCTAAAGTCGGACAAGGCCGCGAAGCCTCCAAGAACTTCTTAATGGAAAATCCGTCCATCATGGAAGAGATTGCCGCTAAAGTCCGTGACAGTGTCGTCAAGGAATAG
- a CDS encoding GspE/PulE family protein, translating into MRISDDMVEKLLKASGTFSDEQLKPLRDQEKTEKKPLQDIVIKNSVITDKELTKLYAAEIEIPYIEFNPRELSREILKLIPERIARQYKAVAFSVDSEGSRLIALEDPDDIQAINFLRKQLGANIKLHITTEAIIQGALDQYRGNISSELTKVISSDVTAEEDEEEISEDEVAEDSPIAQTVNLIIEYGVKAGASDIHIEPREGYVLIRYRVDGVLREANKLPRKVLGALVSRIKILSNLKIDEHRAPQDGRFKVEVAGLVYALRVSTLPIVDGEKVVMRILNESSKPSTLEELGFWGVALKVIQQAIVQPHGMVLVTGPTGSGKSTTLFSVLSMLNSPNVNISTVEDPVEYRIFGANQVQVNPVAGMTFTNGLRALLRQDPNVIMVGEIRDGETAQLAVQAALTGHLVFSTLHTNNAATCLPRLLDMKIEPFLIASTVRVVVGQRLVRRLCIDCRKQYTPDATTMERVSATFHLDKAEVMRALHDLEKQALQGGIGATISKTAGAPASTELGSTESAIKQLWSANIQGCESCNHTGYRGRIGIYEVLDNTSSIQKMIVTNETSENIQKAAIEGGMVTMQIDGLVKALRGQTTVEEVLRVTATE; encoded by the coding sequence ATGCGAATTTCCGACGACATGGTCGAGAAACTGCTGAAGGCCAGCGGTACATTCAGCGACGAACAGCTGAAACCGCTGCGTGATCAGGAAAAAACTGAAAAAAAGCCGCTGCAGGATATAGTTATAAAAAACAGCGTCATTACTGACAAAGAGCTGACAAAGCTGTACGCCGCCGAGATTGAAATACCATACATAGAATTTAATCCCCGTGAGCTCAGCCGCGAGATTCTCAAACTTATTCCGGAACGCATTGCCCGCCAATACAAGGCCGTTGCCTTTAGTGTTGACAGCGAGGGCTCGCGGCTTATCGCCCTAGAAGATCCGGACGATATTCAGGCTATTAATTTCCTTCGCAAACAACTCGGCGCCAACATCAAGCTTCATATTACAACTGAAGCAATTATCCAAGGCGCGCTGGACCAATACCGCGGAAATATTTCTAGCGAGCTCACCAAGGTTATATCCAGCGACGTAACCGCCGAAGAAGATGAAGAAGAAATCAGCGAAGATGAAGTTGCCGAAGATTCGCCCATAGCTCAAACCGTTAATCTTATTATCGAGTACGGTGTTAAAGCCGGAGCAAGCGATATACACATCGAACCGCGCGAAGGTTATGTCCTGATCCGCTACCGCGTCGACGGCGTGCTTCGTGAAGCCAACAAGCTGCCGCGCAAAGTACTCGGTGCGCTTGTTAGCCGCATTAAGATACTTTCCAATCTCAAAATCGATGAGCACCGAGCACCGCAGGACGGCCGGTTCAAGGTAGAGGTCGCCGGGCTTGTCTATGCTCTGCGTGTATCCACTCTACCGATCGTGGACGGCGAAAAAGTCGTTATGCGTATTTTGAATGAATCAAGCAAGCCTTCCACACTCGAAGAACTTGGCTTCTGGGGCGTGGCGCTCAAAGTTATTCAACAAGCTATTGTGCAGCCACATGGTATGGTGCTCGTTACTGGCCCGACTGGCTCTGGCAAATCGACAACACTATTCAGCGTCCTCAGTATGCTCAATAGTCCTAACGTCAATATATCTACTGTTGAAGATCCCGTGGAATACCGCATTTTCGGAGCCAACCAAGTACAGGTCAATCCTGTGGCTGGTATGACGTTTACCAATGGACTGCGGGCGCTCCTGCGTCAAGACCCCAACGTTATTATGGTCGGAGAGATCCGAGACGGCGAAACAGCGCAACTAGCAGTCCAGGCCGCACTAACTGGACACTTGGTATTCAGTACGCTGCATACCAACAACGCCGCCACCTGCCTGCCACGGCTGCTCGACATGAAGATCGAACCATTCCTCATCGCCAGTACCGTTCGGGTCGTTGTCGGACAACGGCTGGTGCGACGGCTCTGCATTGATTGCCGAAAACAATACACGCCTGACGCTACAACCATGGAACGGGTTTCGGCGACATTTCACCTGGATAAAGCAGAAGTTATGCGCGCGCTGCATGATCTTGAAAAGCAAGCCTTACAAGGCGGTATCGGCGCGACAATCAGCAAGACGGCCGGCGCACCGGCGTCAACTGAACTTGGCAGTACCGAATCGGCTATAAAACAGCTTTGGAGTGCAAATATCCAAGGCTGTGAATCGTGCAATCACACCGGCTACCGCGGTCGTATCGGTATTTACGAAGTGCTCGATAATACTTCAAGCATCCAGAAAATGATCGTAACAAACGAAACCAGTGAAAATATACAAAAAGCCGCAATTGAAGGCGGCATGGTAACTATGCAAATCGATGGGCTAGTCAAAGCGCTGCGTGGTCAGACTACGGTCGAAGAAGTCCTACGCGTAACGGCCACAGAATAA